One window of Aliarcobacter lanthieri genomic DNA carries:
- a CDS encoding phospholipase D-like domain-containing protein, with amino-acid sequence MVQIFDGEKVSKDDDVLKLFKNSKIKTIVNKDKNKMHIKAMLIDDNLALIGSTNFTKKSFEENYDLIYISKDEKLISKLKEFRAKFE; translated from the coding sequence ATGGTACAGATATTTGATGGCGAAAAAGTTTCAAAAGATGATGATGTTTTAAAACTTTTTAAAAATAGCAAAATAAAAACTATTGTAAATAAAGATAAAAATAAAATGCACATAAAAGCTATGTTAATAGATGACAATTTAGCTCTTATAGGTAGTACAAATTTTACAAAAAAGTCATTTGAAGAAAACTATGATTTGATTTATATCTCAAAAGATGAAAAGTTAATATCTAAATTAAAAGAGTTTAGAGCAAAATTTGAATAA
- a CDS encoding molybdopterin molybdotransferase MoeA: MRDFISYKKSLEILNNIELPKAITKRVFISDAIGKVLAKDIIADHNSPEFPTSGMDGYAIKFEDINSDFLEIIDKNPAGFVVEKSVENGTCIKTFTGSLMPKESDTLVPIENVEVVNNKIKITKPVDKGFAVRNIGENYKKDEVLIKKGTIIGFSEVGVLASLNIPQIDIIVNPLIAVASTGSEILDLGVEKTNDSQIRSSNHLTLEALFKSNGADVLQMGPVEDNIETITNFFNSALQKADILVTTGGVSVGDYDFVQDVIKDKLKAKVLFHGVTIKPGMHILVALKDEKIIIALPGFAYSSTITAILYVLPLIYRFRRSNENLPIFKAKINQDFKRTQNKTIFTACNVEYINGEYIIDFVGKKQGTSAILTNMLGNPALLIQDENSEDIKSGDFVDILLLNNIK; this comes from the coding sequence ATGAGAGATTTTATAAGTTATAAAAAATCTTTAGAAATTTTAAATAATATAGAACTTCCAAAAGCTATCACAAAAAGAGTGTTTATATCTGATGCTATAGGAAAAGTTTTAGCAAAAGATATAATTGCAGACCATAATAGCCCAGAATTTCCAACTTCAGGCATGGATGGATATGCTATAAAGTTTGAAGATATAAATAGTGATTTTTTAGAAATAATTGATAAAAATCCAGCTGGATTTGTTGTAGAAAAAAGTGTTGAAAATGGTACTTGTATAAAAACTTTTACTGGTTCACTTATGCCAAAAGAAAGTGATACTTTAGTTCCGATTGAAAATGTTGAAGTTGTAAATAATAAAATAAAAATCACAAAACCAGTTGATAAAGGTTTTGCTGTAAGAAATATAGGTGAAAATTACAAAAAAGATGAAGTTTTAATAAAAAAAGGAACAATCATTGGATTTAGTGAAGTTGGTGTTTTAGCTTCACTAAATATTCCACAAATAGATATTATAGTAAATCCTTTAATAGCAGTTGCTAGTACAGGAAGTGAGATTTTGGATTTAGGTGTAGAAAAAACAAATGACTCACAAATAAGAAGTTCAAATCATTTAACATTAGAAGCTTTATTTAAAAGCAATGGAGCAGATGTTTTACAAATGGGTCCAGTTGAAGATAATATAGAAACAATTACTAATTTTTTTAATTCTGCTCTTCAAAAAGCTGATATTTTAGTAACAACTGGTGGAGTTTCAGTTGGAGATTATGATTTTGTACAAGATGTTATAAAAGACAAATTAAAAGCAAAAGTTTTATTTCATGGAGTTACTATAAAACCTGGTATGCATATACTTGTAGCTTTAAAAGATGAAAAAATTATAATTGCATTACCTGGATTTGCTTATTCTTCTACTATTACAGCTATTTTGTATGTTTTACCTTTGATTTATAGATTTAGAAGATCAAATGAAAATTTGCCTATTTTTAAAGCTAAAATAAATCAAGACTTTAAACGAACTCAAAATAAAACTATTTTTACCGCATGTAATGTTGAGTATATCAATGGTGAATATATTATTGATTTTGTTGGTAAAAAACAAGGGACGAGTGCTATTTTAACAAATATGTTGGGTAATCCTGCACTTTTAATACAAGATGAAAATAGTGAAGATATAAAATCTGGTGATTTTGTAGATATATTGTTATTAAACAATATTAAGTAA
- a CDS encoding DMT family transporter — MNKNIFYILIILAMIFWGASWISTKVLTTYINAYEMVFLRMGICFISMIPIVYFLKMPYKLDLKTFILVVIASILLVLYSVFMFFGVEHGTGSFGGALVPTLIPIATYILVAILSKKTISLKHSFALILGAFGVLNMLNVWNFQPQEIFSKDNIYFVTISFLWAIITIITAKATKINAFVFTFYTYVISTFIMYLLYIDNSIFQTVINYDFKFWFNVFVITILSTTFGTSIYFIGATKLGAKEVSSFVFLVPISAIFLGAIFLGEEVGVNTIIGVIFAMISIYILNNLKFPKIFKKRV; from the coding sequence ATGAACAAAAATATTTTTTATATTTTAATCATATTAGCTATGATATTTTGGGGTGCTTCATGGATAAGTACTAAAGTCTTAACTACTTATATAAATGCTTATGAAATGGTATTTTTACGAATGGGAATTTGTTTTATTTCTATGATTCCCATTGTATATTTTTTAAAAATGCCATATAAATTGGATTTAAAAACTTTTATTTTAGTAGTCATTGCTTCTATTTTATTAGTTTTATATTCTGTTTTTATGTTTTTTGGAGTGGAACATGGAACTGGTAGTTTTGGAGGAGCATTAGTTCCTACTTTAATACCAATAGCAACATATATTTTAGTAGCAATACTTTCTAAAAAAACAATTTCATTAAAACACTCTTTTGCTCTAATTTTAGGTGCTTTTGGAGTTTTAAACATGTTAAATGTTTGGAATTTTCAACCTCAAGAGATATTTTCAAAAGACAATATTTACTTTGTAACTATCTCATTTTTATGGGCAATTATCACGATAATTACAGCAAAAGCTACAAAAATAAATGCTTTTGTATTTACTTTTTATACTTATGTAATCTCAACTTTTATTATGTATCTTTTATATATTGATAATTCTATTTTCCAAACAGTAATAAATTATGATTTTAAATTTTGGTTTAATGTCTTTGTTATTACAATCTTAAGCACAACATTTGGAACTTCTATATATTTTATAGGTGCTACAAAACTTGGAGCAAAAGAAGTTTCTAGTTTTGTATTTTTAGTTCCAATAAGTGCTATATTTTTAGGTGCTATTTTTTTAGGAGAAGAAGTTGGAGTAAATACTATAATTGGAGTAATTTTTGCGATGATTTCTATATATATTTTAAATAATCTTAAATTTCCAAAAATATTCAAAAAAAGAGTTTAG
- a CDS encoding M48 family metallopeptidase has product MLEIFVIAFCIYFAVNIYISFMQIGFIQDARKLEAIILEPSKYLEASNYAIEKEKLNLASTFYDFVLFIIWIGFGLKTLDSFIQIDEYWLKAIVFVDLFIIINWLLGLPFELYSTFKLNKKYEFSNITPALFIKDTIKTGVLFLLFGSLVIAAIAFIIQNFPAWWIFGFIFIFAVIILINMLYPVIRDKMFDKFENLKDKELESKIEKLLDEVGFKSSGVYSVDASKRDNRLNAYFGGLGSTKRVVLFDTLVEKLTHNELLAVLGHELGHFKNGDILKNIGIMGFVMFVFFAIFGNLNDELFLGLSLNNEPYAIITVFLIFSPILSFFLMPLISLISRHNEYKADEFGSNLATKEDLVNALLKLANENKSFPLSHPLYIFFYYSHPPLIERFKELGYDVHTKKFSDKI; this is encoded by the coding sequence GTGTTAGAGATATTTGTTATAGCATTTTGTATCTATTTTGCTGTTAATATTTACATTTCATTTATGCAAATAGGTTTTATACAAGATGCAAGAAAATTGGAAGCTATTATTTTAGAGCCTTCAAAATATCTGGAAGCTTCAAACTATGCAATAGAAAAAGAGAAGCTAAATCTTGCTTCAACTTTTTATGATTTTGTTCTATTTATTATATGGATTGGTTTTGGATTAAAAACGTTAGATTCATTTATACAAATTGATGAATATTGGCTAAAAGCTATTGTTTTTGTAGATTTATTTATAATTATAAATTGGCTTTTAGGTTTACCATTTGAACTATATTCAACTTTTAAACTAAATAAAAAATATGAATTTTCAAACATAACACCAGCACTTTTTATAAAAGATACTATTAAAACGGGTGTTTTATTTTTGCTTTTTGGTTCGCTTGTAATTGCAGCAATTGCATTTATCATTCAAAACTTCCCAGCTTGGTGGATTTTTGGATTTATTTTTATTTTTGCTGTAATTATACTTATAAATATGCTTTATCCAGTAATTCGTGATAAGATGTTCGATAAATTTGAAAATCTAAAAGATAAAGAACTTGAATCAAAAATAGAAAAACTTTTAGATGAAGTAGGGTTTAAAAGTAGTGGGGTTTACAGTGTTGATGCAAGTAAAAGAGATAATAGACTAAATGCTTATTTTGGTGGACTTGGAAGCACAAAAAGAGTTGTTTTATTTGATACTTTAGTTGAAAAATTAACTCACAATGAATTACTTGCTGTTTTAGGACATGAATTAGGACATTTTAAAAATGGAGATATTTTAAAAAATATAGGAATTATGGGATTTGTTATGTTTGTTTTCTTTGCTATATTTGGAAATTTAAATGATGAACTATTTTTAGGATTATCTTTAAACAACGAACCTTATGCGATAATAACGGTATTTTTGATATTTTCTCCAATATTGTCATTTTTCTTGATGCCTTTAATATCTCTTATTTCAAGACACAATGAGTATAAAGCAGATGAATTTGGCTCAAATTTAGCTACAAAAGAGGATTTAGTAAATGCTTTATTAAAACTTGCAAATGAAAATAAATCATTTCCATTATCTCATCCTTTATATATTTTCTTTTACTACTCTCATCCACCTTTAATTGAGAGATTTAAAGAGCTTGGATATGATGTACATACAAAAAAATTTAGTGATAAGATATGA
- a CDS encoding FAM83 family protein, protein MKKLILILLFSLNVFANEVFLLPDESKIAQEKIKSLINEAKSSIFIAMYNFSYKKIAKDLLEASKNGTDI, encoded by the coding sequence ATGAAGAAACTAATACTAATTTTACTTTTTTCTTTGAATGTTTTTGCAAATGAAGTTTTTTTACTTCCTGATGAGTCAAAAATTGCACAAGAAAAAATCAAATCTTTGATAAATGAAGCAAAATCTTCTATTTTTATTGCTATGTACAATTTTTCATATAAAAAAATAGCAAAAGATTTACTAGAAGCTTCAAAAAATGGTACAGATATTTGA
- a CDS encoding YbgC/FadM family acyl-CoA thioesterase, whose amino-acid sequence MQIRVYYDDTDCGGIVYHSNYLKFCERARSELFFQKGLSPHNDDEFFVVKSCEANWIKSAVFADILEVKTKLLEKKSASILMKQEIFREDEKIFEATFKLAFLKNFKPAKIPEHIFSILE is encoded by the coding sequence ATGCAAATAAGAGTTTACTACGACGATACAGATTGTGGTGGAATAGTTTATCATTCAAACTATTTAAAGTTTTGTGAAAGAGCCAGAAGTGAATTATTCTTTCAAAAAGGTTTATCACCACACAATGATGATGAGTTTTTTGTAGTAAAATCTTGCGAAGCAAACTGGATAAAATCAGCAGTTTTCGCTGATATTTTAGAAGTTAAAACAAAGCTTTTAGAGAAAAAATCTGCTTCAATTTTAATGAAACAAGAGATTTTTAGAGAAGATGAAAAAATATTTGAAGCTACTTTTAAACTAGCTTTCTTAAAAAACTTTAAACCAGCAAAAATACCAGAACATATATTTTCTATATTGGAGTAA
- a CDS encoding DNA recombination protein RmuC — protein MINIDYFILVAFVGLVLVIFLATIFFIRQKYQNIINSYELKLANIEELFRVEKESLKEKIAFLENNKQQMKLEFENLANRLFDDTQKKSNQNINQVLTPFKEQLTLFGTRVNEIFNEDTKQRSSLITEIKNLKELNNQISQDAINLTKALKGQNKLQGDWGEMILSSILEQTGLRKGLEYKVQNSFKDDSGKLFRPDVIVHLPTNKDIIIDSKLSLNSYIDYTNSEDENDKKDALNRLVSSINSHIKDLSSKKYENLSDLRSLDFVLMFIPIEGAFILLNQTNQNIFELALKNNIMLVSPSTLYITLRTIENIWADERQNENAKEISKQAGDLYDKFVAFVEDVESIGNYLNKSQDSYQKAMNKLSSGRGNLISRAEKFLDLGVKPNKKISEKYLLNK, from the coding sequence ATGATAAATATTGACTATTTTATTTTAGTAGCCTTTGTAGGATTGGTTTTAGTAATCTTCTTGGCTACTATATTTTTTATACGACAAAAATATCAAAATATCATAAACTCTTATGAGTTAAAACTTGCAAATATTGAAGAACTTTTCAGAGTTGAAAAAGAGAGTTTAAAAGAAAAAATTGCTTTTTTAGAAAATAATAAACAACAGATGAAACTAGAGTTTGAAAACCTTGCAAATAGACTTTTTGATGATACTCAAAAAAAATCAAACCAAAATATAAATCAAGTTTTAACACCTTTTAAAGAGCAATTAACTCTATTTGGAACAAGAGTAAATGAGATCTTCAACGAAGATACAAAACAAAGAAGTTCACTTATAACAGAGATAAAAAATCTAAAAGAGTTAAACAATCAAATCTCACAAGATGCTATAAATCTTACAAAAGCTTTGAAAGGACAAAATAAACTTCAAGGTGATTGGGGAGAGATGATTTTATCTTCAATATTGGAGCAAACTGGACTTAGAAAAGGTTTAGAATACAAAGTTCAAAACTCTTTTAAAGATGATAGTGGAAAACTATTTCGTCCTGATGTGATAGTTCATCTTCCAACAAACAAAGATATTATCATTGATTCAAAACTATCTTTAAATTCATATATTGACTACACAAATAGTGAAGATGAAAATGATAAGAAAGATGCTTTAAACAGACTTGTAAGTTCTATAAATAGTCATATTAAAGATTTGAGTTCAAAAAAATATGAGAATTTGAGTGATTTAAGAAGTTTAGATTTTGTTTTGATGTTTATTCCTATTGAAGGGGCTTTTATCTTGCTAAATCAAACAAACCAAAATATTTTTGAATTAGCTTTAAAAAACAATATTATGCTAGTTTCTCCATCGACTTTATATATTACTTTAAGAACTATTGAAAATATTTGGGCAGATGAAAGACAAAATGAAAATGCAAAAGAGATATCAAAACAAGCAGGTGATTTGTATGATAAATTTGTAGCCTTTGTTGAAGATGTAGAATCTATTGGAAACTATCTAAATAAAAGCCAAGATTCATATCAAAAAGCCATGAATAAACTAAGTTCTGGTAGAGGAAATCTTATCTCAAGAGCAGAGAAATTTTTGGATTTGGGAGTAAAACCAAATAAAAAAATATCAGAAAAATATCTTTTAAATAAGTAA
- a CDS encoding neutral zinc metallopeptidase, whose amino-acid sequence MKWEDNRRSSNVEDRRGETQNFGSRTSGSSMVALLPLIKALLGTKIGRIILIVSVVAYFIFGINPLALLDGGTQSNQTNKVVNQAQDDKSAMFVSAILAQTEDIWANIFKENGLRYQEPKLVLFRGGVKSACGFASSQVGPFYCSVDRKVYLDLSFFDELAKKYKAPGDFAQAYVIAHEIGHHIQNLLGTLNKVQQAKSSLSATKQNALQVQVELQADCYSGVWAYHSQAIFNSLEDGDLEDALNAANAIGDDTLQKQAQGYVVPDSFTHGTSKQRMEAFKKGFKNGDLETCSF is encoded by the coding sequence ATGAAATGGGAAGATAATAGAAGAAGTTCAAATGTAGAAGATAGAAGAGGCGAAACTCAAAATTTTGGAAGCCGTACTAGTGGCTCTTCTATGGTAGCTTTATTACCTTTGATAAAGGCACTTTTGGGTACAAAAATAGGAAGAATTATCTTAATTGTTAGTGTTGTCGCATATTTTATTTTTGGGATAAATCCTTTAGCTTTACTTGATGGAGGAACTCAAAGTAATCAAACAAATAAAGTAGTAAATCAAGCACAAGATGATAAAAGTGCTATGTTTGTTAGTGCTATTTTAGCCCAAACTGAAGATATTTGGGCAAATATTTTTAAAGAGAATGGATTGAGATATCAAGAGCCAAAACTTGTACTTTTTAGAGGTGGAGTTAAAAGTGCTTGTGGATTTGCATCTTCACAAGTTGGACCATTTTACTGTTCTGTTGATAGAAAAGTTTATCTTGATTTATCTTTTTTTGATGAATTAGCAAAAAAATATAAAGCACCTGGTGATTTTGCACAAGCTTATGTAATCGCCCATGAAATAGGGCATCATATACAAAACCTTTTAGGAACTTTAAACAAAGTCCAACAAGCAAAAAGTAGCCTTTCAGCTACAAAACAAAATGCTCTTCAAGTTCAAGTAGAACTACAAGCTGATTGTTATTCTGGTGTTTGGGCTTATCATTCACAAGCTATATTTAACTCTTTAGAAGATGGTGATTTAGAAGATGCTTTAAATGCCGCAAATGCAATAGGTGATGATACTTTACAAAAACAAGCACAAGGTTATGTTGTACCAGATTCTTTTACTCATGGAACTTCAAAACAAAGAATGGAAGCTTTTAAAAAAGGATTTAAAAATGGAGATTTAGAAACTTGTAGTTTCTAA